Part of the Anopheles coluzzii chromosome 3, AcolN3, whole genome shotgun sequence genome is shown below.
catgcccgtcatggatgggttcaagccccaaatagaccgtgccgccatacgtaggactgactatcctgctatggagggaaatcaataagtcactgaaagccaagcccacaagtggtaggcaggccttgaccgacaatggttgttgagccaaataagaagaagagacTTGACCAATCAATACTATACAAGTAAAACTTTACTTTGGGACGCACTGATGACAAAAACATATTTGAACTGTCTTTATTTGTTCATGTCGCATAAGAACTGACTGGCCTTCATATTTTGCTCCTATGGTTCTATAGAAAAAATCGGCGAAAATTCTCTGGACTAATTTGTTTAACGTGCCAACGTGCACCAACTCTCGATCTACGTAGGTTTATATGAATATATCACTGCCGCTATCCAAAAGATCATTAGAAGAAAGTAATGAACTTTGCTGTCAATCATTCGACAGAAATTGATTCCAGTAGTTCTGTAGGTCTAGCACTGACATAGACACTTGTTGTTCTTAAGAAACACTCTGCTCAACGCAAATGAATCCAACTTGGACGCATACTAGAGGTCGATGAACCTAAAACGTATTAAGCAAGTTAGCTGCAGATTTATCACATTAAGCAGCAGACAATCGATATATTTTTGTTGAGAATCAATAGCAAAATAAggcaaaaataatgtaaaaccATGCAACCTCGCCtcatttaatcatttttacagGCTTTTCATGGCAGTTGTTGAACTGATGTTGTGCTAATTCTATTTTTTACGTATTGACATACACGCCGTCATGCCGCTCTTATACAGGATATCGATACAATAATACGTAATACGTACGTATTTAGTATCACGCAGCCTGGTAGTGTTTACTACGGGAGACGCTCCATACGAgacttgaactcatgacgggcatgttgttaagtcgttcgagttgacgactactGTACCGTCTCGTGTGctaattattttattctaaTTTAACGTTTACTTCGGACACATTTGCTAAAAGAATCCGTTCTCATATGATAACGTATGATTTATAGAGTCAATAACAAATATGGCGAAATGTTAATAAAACGCTGtttaaattactttaaaaATCGTCTCAGATATgaagaataaaagaaaaaaaaaaacaaactaaaaaagaCATACATAGAgtgttaaattatttcaaaaagaTTGAAATAGAATATGCaataagtaaaacaaaactatacTACAATAAGCCAAATTGGTTGGATGGACAATGaataatatttatgaaaaaagtagaaaaattataaaactaCATACTAAGGCAAGTAATGTGAACTCGATATACTATTACAGAAAATCATACCATTGTTCTCAAAGATATTTCAACATATTTCAACAAAAGATAATACAAATTaaatcatcatcaaaccgaaagaaaaaagacTTTCAAAGCAAGTCTAGCATTGATTACACAGTTAACATTCTTAGACCGCCGTTAGGCCGCATGGGCCATTCCGTTTTCCCGTTCTGAAAGTCTGCCCAACATTAGTTAAGTAATGCCGGTAACATTACATTCCTTTTCACATACCGATCACATAATACTGTCCCATATGCGTACCCTTTTCCCCCACCAAACGAGCCCTTTTCAATGCGCACACAAACCCACAATACGGTTAAGAAATTTTGCAAAAGGTCAGGTATAAAAGGGATTAGCAAATGGTACCATAACGTATTCACAGTTTAACATCCGTCGAAGGCACATCTCACCAGCAAGCAGTAGAGCTATTCACAAAACACATCATGAAACTGGTACGTTCAACCATCAGGCGCGGTGCATCGACACACAGTAAACCGTCCAATATTCCCATCCTTTTACTAACGCGTCCTTTGTCTCCCTTCTTGCAGGTTCTTTTCGTCGCCACCATGGCGATTCTCGGCGCTTCCCTGTCCCAAGCCAAGCTGGTAAAGGTGGAAGTACCGGTGGCAGTGCCCGTACCCGTGCCCGAGATTCAGCACATCGAGAAGCGCGTGTCCACCATCAAGGAGGTGAAGGTGCCGTACATTCAGGAGGTGCCGGAAGAGCACGTCGTCACCCACGTGAAGGAAGTACCCGTAGTTAAGGAGGTGCCGGTCGTGAACGAAATTACGGTGTACCGCGATGTGGAGGTCGTGCGGGAGGTGCCGGTCGAAAAGATCGTACATCGGCGTGTGGAGGTGCCGGTGGAGGTGGTGCGCGAGGTTGAGTTGGTGCGTGAAGTGCCCATCATCAAGGAGATTCCGCACGTGAAGGTCGTGAAGGTGATCAAGGAAGTCCCCGTCGAGGAGGTGATCGTGAAGGACCTGCCCGTGGCTGAGCCGTACCCGGTCAAGGTGCCAATCCACGTGCCCGTGCCGGTTCAGGCGCACCAGCTGCACCTGACGAAGCTGAACAAGTTCCCGCATTTGCACGGAATCAAGAACTTCCTTGGATAAGTCTGCGAGCGAATACATTCGCCATGGGCGGAATGTCCTTTCCTTTCCTAAATATCCTCCCATTCCCCCTCCCACATGTACACTGTTCAtgtcaaataaaaagaaaacctaACTTATTCACTCCAAACAAACCACTTACCGATTGCCATGGCCGTTTCTTGAGAGTCTCCCGTGACCATCTTCACCAGCACACCGCTCGAGCGCAGCATTTCGATCGATTCGCGCACGAGCGGTCTCGGCGGATCGGTTATTCCCACCAGCCCGAGATAGACCAGATCCTGCAGCGAGGTGCCCCGCGCAATCGCCAGCACACGCAGCCCTTTCCGCCCGATCTCGTACGCTTCCTGCAGGAATTCTGCCTCGTTCTGTTTACTCAGTGCGATCGCTTGCCCGCCGTACCAGAACTTGGTGCACTGGGGCAAAACCATCTCGATCGCGCCCTTCACGAAGAACAGCTCCTCCTTCGTGTTGGCGTACTTTGGCACCGCCTTCACCGCCATCATCTTCTGCTCCGAGCTGAACGGGTACTCCTGGATGCGCAGATAGTTGTCCGCGGCCGAGTACTGGCCGTTCTTCATTGCCGCCGCCAGCAGCGCCCCTTCGGTCGGCTGGCCGAGCAGTGTGTCGTTCTGGATGATCGCATTGTTGCACACGACGCCCGCCTCGAGCAGCTGGTTGATGCTGGCCTTCGCATTGTCCATGCTGTTGCAGTCGCGGATGTGAATTTCCCCATTATCGTTGTAGCCGGCGCCGGTTACGTCCGCCATGTAGCCGTCGGACGTGATAATGACGGTGACCGTCATCTCGTTCTTCGTGATCGTACCGGTTTTGTCCGAGCAGATGACGGTGACGCAGCCGAGCGTCTCGACCGTGGGCAGCTTTTTAACGATGCAGTGCCGTTTAGCCATACGCATGACGCCGAGAGCGAGCGTTACGGTTACAACGATCGGTAGACCTAAGGTTGAGAACAGTGAACAAACATATTTAGTGAACTTGgtttgagctttttttcgttgatttttctgtttgggtttttgaaaaatattacaataaTCCTAATCCTGTTGTTACATTTCCAGTTAATAAGAACAAGGAAGTATGCCTGCATGGATATTAAATGTGTGTAATATATTGTAATAATTCATTATACGCAATCGTTTCGACCAACAGTGTTGATGCTATTACGATAAAGAATCAGCTGGTACAGATGCTCCCACGTACTAAAGACATTTATCCAAGAAAACGTCTCTTTTGCACTCCCACATtcctaaaaaaacacaactctAGAGGCAAGTTATTTGGCATCCTGCCAGCATTTATACGACAACACATTCAGCAGAGCACATGAGTCATCGGCTACACTTCGAGCGTAACATTGAAAACTATTTCTTATTCCAGAGTTTGATTTATTGTAATGCCGGAAGCGAAGtcgcaaaaagaaaaaaacgccacCGCATAACAAATGCGCTACTCTACTACCCTTGACGCTAGTTGGCTCGCATGTAGGGCTGGCAGTAATTCGTTTGTACCATTTATCATGCTGGCCAAAATATCATCGTGGGAGGTTAACGAAAGTTGCGGCGTCGGTCGGATCCAGTGTGGGCGGAGGCTTGGGGAAGCAGAAACTTATCCTTTTATCACCTACCTTCCGGGATGGCGGCCACGGCCAAGCTGACGCTGATGGTGAACATTTCCACCAGCGGTTTGGCCTGTATCCAGCCGAGCAGCATGATGGCGCCGATGATGCAGAACGAGTAGAAGCTCAGCTGCGCGCCGAGAA
Proteins encoded:
- the LOC125907467 gene encoding valine-rich protein-like, which produces MKLVRSTIRRGASTHSKPSNIPILLLTRPLSPFLQVLFVATMAILGASLSQAKLVKVEVPVAVPVPVPEIQHIEKRVSTIKEVKVPYIQEVPEEHVVTHVKEVPVVKEVPVVNEITVYRDVEVVREVPVEKIVHRRVEVPVEVVREVELVREVPIIKEIPHVKVVKVIKEVPVEEVIVKDLPVAEPYPVKVPIHVPVPVQAHQLHLTKLNKFPHLHGIKNFLG